The DNA region GATGTTTACTTCTTTGAAAAAGAACATCAGGCTCAGCAACATGAAAAAGGCCACGCCATGAGATTGAACAATTCTCCAAAGTTCGTCTGCAAAACGCTTTTTGCGCTTGGGCGTATATAGAGAGGACATCATGCCAACGACGATCGCAAGAACTCCGTAAACCAGACTCCATAACATGTATTTCTCTATAGGCAAGGGGCTCTGGTGTGTTAACAGATCACTTTCAAATTTCAGCCACCAGGCCAGCAGGAACGAAAGCTGGATCACGCCAAAGTCAGCCGCAATATACAGTTGGGTTAAAAATCGCTGATTACGCCGAATCATGGGTTCACCTCGGAAGATACTTCATTCTCCGCTCTCATGCGGGTTACAGTCTGCCCTGGGCGGACAGGAGGAGACAGCTTGCTGCGCAGCAGGGACAACGTAAACTTGAGCGAGATGCCCATCCACACGGCTGCATTCGTGAAAGGATTGTATTTCTTGGCGTAGTGCTTGCGGTGGAACACCCACATCGCTCTATGAAACTCATACGTAATTTTCAAAGGTTTGCGTCGGGCACTGCCACCCTTGTAGTGCACAATATATGTACGCGGATAATAAAAAATGCCCCAACCCGCCTCTTTGATGCGATAACACCAGTCGATATCTTCTCCGTACATAAAAAACGTCTCATCGAACCCACCCACCTGCTCAATCGTCTCACGACGTACCAGCATGAACGCACCAACAAGACAGTCTACCGGATATTCATCATCCGGGCTGAGATGTCCCAATTGGTACTGATTGAACTTCGGCCGATCCGGAAAGAGTCGAGAAACACCGAATGCGTAATAAAAGGATGCCGATGGCGTAGGAAATCCACGCTTGCATGCTTTATCCAGTGAGCCATCCGGGAGAATGACTTTACAGCCGGAGGCACCCATTTCGGGATGACGATCCATGAAGGAGATCATGGTGTGAAGCGTATCCGGCTGGATAACGGTATCGGAATTAAGGAGGAGAATGTAACGCCCGTTGGCAATGTTCATTCCTTGATTGTTGGCTACGGCAAAGCCTGTATTGCCATGATTTGCAATTAATCGAACTTCTGGGTATGCCTCTCGGATCGCTTCCACAGAGCCATCATGAGATGCGTTGTCCACAACGATGATTTCGTAGCTGTATGACGTAATGGAGGCATAGACAGATTCCAGGCAATCCAGTGTCAGCTGACGGGTATTATAGTTAACGATGATGATGCTCGCGTCGACCATTTGAGATGCTTCTGTTGATTGTAAACCGTCCGTCTGGGCGGCTTCTGATACTTGGGTCATTTGTAAAACTCCTGACTTGTAGTGCTTTATATAATAAATCGATCTTGAATTAATAAAATAGATTATGATGATAAACCTATCATGGCTATTACCCACTTAACGTGAGTATAGCATATTTTGGATGGAGGAAGCAGACCGCAATGCATGCATTTTTTAGAGTTTGCCTGCAATAATAACAAATTTCAGAACAATATTATCCAGAAAAGACTGTCTATAAAAAGGTGTCTTAAACGCATACCACGCTCTATCAAAAACACCTTTTTCTAAGCAATGAAGCAAGTCTCTTATTTCTTCCATTTGTGTATGGGTTAGGAATTCTTCGTACATAGCAAGAAATAGTCTAGCCTGTTTACTTAAAATATAATGGTTGTTCCCGTTCACAAATCGATTTACACGCTTGCGCCATTTCTGAATCCATCCATCACGCCCCCCACCAAGTACATTACCTTGATGCTGCCGATACTGTATACCTGGTATTCCATCAAAGATTACTTCACCGAAAGTAGAGGCATACAGAAAAATCCACCAATCGTGCATAATCACCTGATTTACTTCGGACGGTAGACTGGCTCTGACTTGGTTAAACGTAATGCTATTCATAACCATCGTGCACCCGACACACGAATTTTCCACTAATGCATTGTGTAGCTCAAGTCGCTTCTGAGGAACCTTAGGCCACACACCAATAGCGGTTAAGTGCTGATCTACCATCTGAGTTGAAGAACAATAGAGCAATGGAATTTCCGTACTTCTGTTCTGAAGCAATGTAACCGCTCGAATGAGCTTATCTTGTTCCCACACATCATCCTGATCACAAAAAGCATAATAGTCAAACGTAGGTGGTGAAGACCGCATTAATTCAAAGAAACTGCGAATAACGCCCAGATTCTGCTCTGAGCGAAAATAAATCCGGTCCGGATATGCTTCTACGTATGGCCTCAACTTCTCTATTGTACCGTCTGTAGAGCCATCGTCTCTTATATAGATTTGAGTCTCCACATTTACTTGGGCCATCAAGCTGTCCATCTGTTCATTGATATAGCGCTCACCATTGTAGGTGGACATCATAATTAATACCTTGGGTTGTTTCACATCGCACCTCATTGTTAAATAGCGTTAAGTCATTCTCTAATAGAGATTTTCTCTATTATAAACGAAATCTCCCGCTCATAAGTTACTGGGCGGGAGATTTAAATGACTCAATTTTGCTCTATGTGTATTTCTTTCAAAAAATCACGCAATCCTTCACGCCAAGGTCTAAGGTCTTTTAAACCATTGGTACGGATTGACAAATGGTCCATCACCGAGTTTCGTGGGCGCGGGGCAGGACGGGGAAACTGATCTGTATTACAGGGCTCAAGCTCAGCCTGGATATCAATATCCGGGATTCTCTTCGCCTCTTCAAAGATCGCTTGAGTGAATTCATACCATGTACATGCCCCATTGTTGGAAGCGTGGTAGACACCGTATTTTTCAGTACTCATTAATTCAATCAGAAAATGGGCCAAATCAACCGTATACGTTGGTGAACCCTTCTGGTCATGTACCACTTGAAGCTTGGGTTTCTCCTGACCAAGTTTCAACATGGTTTTCACAAAATTATTTCCGTAAACGCCATACACCCACGAAGTGCGGACAATAAACCATCGGGAAGATAACGATTGTACCAGCACCTCTCCGGCGCGCTTGGATTTGCCATAGATACTTTGCGGATTGGTGTTATCATATTCCTGGTAAGGTACTTCGGAGGTACCGTCGAATACATAATCCGTACTGATATAGATGAGCTTGGCTCCAATCTGCTCAGCAGCTACTGCAATATTTCGGGTTCCTGTGGCATTGACTTGATATGCTCCGTCTACATCCGTCTCGGCGGCATCCACCGCGGTATAAGCCGCACAATGGATGACCACCTCTGGATGATATGTCGATATAACATTGTTGCATTCAAGCTGATCCGTAATGTCCAATTCATCCCGAGCACAAGCCAGAACGGAATGCCCCTCTTTTTCCAAAAGAAGCACCACATCGCGTCCCAGCTGGCCGTTGGCTCCAGTCACAAGCACCTTCATGCCTTGGCGTCTCCCAAACGAGAACCGTATTGCTTCTCATAGTAATCCTGATAGGCGCCAGATTGGATACGCGTCCACCATTCTTTGTTATCAAGATACCACTGGATGGTTTCCTTGATTCCCGTCTCAAAGTTATGCTTTGGCTTCCAGCCGAGTTCGGTCATCGTTTTGGTTGGATCGATACCATACCTGCGATCATGTCCAGGACGGTCCTGTACGTATTGGATCAGAGATTCGGGTTTACCAAGTTGCTCCAAGATTGTTTGGACAATGTGTACGTTCGTTCGTTCGTTATTGCCACCAATATTGTACACCTCGCCATTGCGTCCATGGTGAATGACCAGATCAATGGCACTGCAATGATCCTCTACATATAGCCAATCCCGAATGTTCAGTCCATCTCCGTATACAGGCAGAGCTTCATCATTCAACGCACGTGAGATCATGAGTGGAATAAGTTTCTCCGGGAACTGGAATGGTCCGTAGTTGTTGGAACAGCGCGTAATATTTACAGGAAGACCAAAGGTCTCGTGATAAGCACGTACCAATAAATCTCCTCCAGCTTTGGAGGCAGAGTATGGGCTATTGGGCTGAAGTGGCGTCTCTTCCGTAAACAACCCTGTAGGTCCGAGAGAACCGTAAACCTCATCGGTTGAAACTTGGACAAACTTGGTGATGTTGTGTTTTTTGGCAGCATCCAGTAATACCTGAGTACCATTGACGTTCGTTCTCACAAACACATCCGGTTCCAGGATACTGCGATCCACATGAGATTCGGCAGCAAAGTTAACCACCACATCCACGCCCTGACCGATTAGGCGGTCCATCTCCTTCGCATCAGTGATATCTGCTTTGACGAATGTATGCCGCTTGTTGCCTTCAAGTGATTTCAAGTTCTCCAGATTGCCCGCATATGTGAGTGCATCTACGTTGATAATCTCATAGTCTGGGTACTGCTCAAGCATATATATGACAAAGTTACTTCCAATAAATCCGGCGCCGCCGGTAACGAGTAATTTCATATGGTTGAAACCTCCTAATTACTTCACTTCGAAATCGAAGTTAATATCCGCATCTTGAAGCAAAGGATGCTTTTGGTCCTTCTCTGACAAAATCGGATTAGACGTAGGCCAATCAATTCCAAGTGCCGGGTCACTCCATAATATGCCTCGATCGTTCTCCGGGGAATAGTATTCATCTACTTTGTACAAGACTTGGGTATTCGGGACCAACGTACAGAAGCCGTGGGCGAATCCTTTAGGTACCAGCAGCTGACGGTGATTGTGCTCACTTAGGATGAAGCCCTCCCATTCACCAAAGGTCGGCGATCCTTTACGGATGTCTACGATGACATCATAGATTGCACCTGTTAATACGCGAATCAGCTTTGTCTGCGCTTTAGGATTGAGTTGGTAGTGTAATCCACGGAGCACTCCAGGTTCTGCGGATAGAGATTGATTATCTTGTATGAATTGATAGTTGAGTCCATATTGCTTCATAAGCTGATCGTTGTAGCTTTCCATAAAAAAGCCACGGTGATCCCCATGAACTATCGGCTCAATTAAATAGGCGTCTATAAACTTTGAAGGAGTAATTTTCAAATGGACCTACCATCCTTTCTACTCTACAACTTTAACTTTCCAAACCCCTCACCAAAAATAACATTCTGTGCCAGTTCATTGGCACGAGCCAGAGATGCATGTGTACCTGCATCTGTCCACCAGCCTTCAAGAATATCAAACGTAAGGGTCCCGTTAGCAATATATGCATTATTGACGTCTGTGATTTCCAGTTCGCCCCGGTTAGATGGTTTAAGTGTTTTAACAATGTCAAACACCTTATGGTCAAACATATAAATGCCTGTAACGGCAAAATCACTCTTTGGTTCTTTCGGCTTCTCTTCAATGGAAACAATGCGGTCTCCTTGCAGCTCCGCTACGCCAAAACGATGAGGGTCATGAACTTTTTGTAACAATAGCTTCGCCCCTATTGATTGCTTACGGAAATTATCGACGAAAGGAGCAATGTCATCCTCAAATACATTGTCGCCGAGGATCACAACCATCTGGTCATCGCCTACAAAATGCTCAGCTAGATCAAGCGCCTGCGCGATTCCACCAGCTTCATCCTGCACCTTGTATGTAAAGGTTACGCCCATTTCACGTCCACTGCCGAGAAGGTTAACTACGTCGCCCATATGGTCTTTACCGGTAACAATGAGAATATCGTTAATTCCGGCATGTTTCAGCTTGTGAACAGAGTAAAAAATCATTGGATATTTACCGACCGGCAGTAAGTGTTTGTTGGTAACTTTGGTAAGAGGGTACAGACGAGTGCCTGTACCACCCGCTAAGATAATACCTTTCATCAAAAATCCCCCCGATTTTCTGTTAGTTATAACATTCATTTAACAGAAATACTCTGATAATAGTTGATTGTTTCTTTCAACCCTTGATATAAAGTATACTGACTAGTCCAGCCAAGAATGGAATGAGCCTGTTGATTGCTCAATGAGCTGTATTTAATATCGCCTACACGCTCCCCCATATATTTGGAAGAAGCGTCAATTCCCAGTATGTTACACATCGTTTCAAATAATTCTTTCACCGAAATTTCTGTTTGTGTACTGATATTAGTAATGCAATTCTCCCCTCTGGTAAGAGCCGCGATATTGGCGTTCACGATATCTTTGACATAAATGAAATCGCGAGTTTGATCGCCATCACCGTGAATTTGAATCTCCTTGCCGGAAAGAAGGTTATCCAAAAAAATCGAAATTACACCGCCTTCACCTTTAGGATCCTGTCGTTCGCCGTAAGCGTTGCTGTAACGCAAAATCGTATAATTAACACCATGAAGATTGGAATACAACTGAATATAAAATTCAGGTGTTAACTTGGACAGTCCATAAGGTGACAACGGATAAAGCTTGGCACTTTCTTTTACAGGGAGTTCTTCTGGATAGCCATACACAGCTGCTGAAGAAGCATAGATGATTTTTTGTACGCCGGTTTTATAGCAACAATCCAAAATGTTGATCGTTCCGCTAATATTAATCGATGCGTCCTGTGAAGGATCAGCAACCGAATGCGCCACACTAATCTGTGCAGCATGATGTATTACAATCTGCGGATTAAAGTTCTCAAACACTTCCAATACGTGTTGACTGCGAATATCCACATTATAAAATATAGCCGCAGGATTAATGTTTTCTTGCTTTCCGGTGGACAAATTATCAACGATGCATACTTCATGTTGTTCAGTAATCAACCTGTCAACAATATGAGAAGCGATAAATCCAGCTCCTCCGGTCACTAGTACTCTCATACCTCTACCTTTCCAATACTGTGATTTTTATAATATAGTTCTTCCAATGTATCAATACTCGGCTCCCATCTCCATTCTTCTGCTGTCTTTCTGCCATTCGCGATCAGACGCTGTCTAAGCTCGGTATCTTCGATAAGCTTTTTAACAGCTTGCTTTGCGCCTTCGACATCCCCGATCTTCACGACCAGTGCGTTGTAGTTATCGACAATATACTCATCATGACCGGTCACATCTGCAACTACGCAGGTTCCTCCGCAAGCCATCATTTCCAGAGGTGGACCAAAAAATCCTTCAACCCGGCTCAGTTTAACGAGGATATCACAACTGGAGTAGATTTGATTCATCTGGCTCATTGGCACCTTTTCAAAGAATACGTCGCATTTCCATTCTTTTTTTGGTTTGCCCGCTGAACTTACACACCATACTTCACAATCCAGATCATTAATAGCATTAAAAGCATCTTCCATGCCTTTAAACGGAATATCAATTGGTCCTTCAAGCAGTACCCTTACTTTATCACCTTTTTTTGTAATTGGATCCGTTTGGAAAATAATATTCTCATCCAATCCGTTAGGTACATAGGTAGCGTTGTGGCCAAACTTTTCTTTGAGCCATTTTTGAATCCATTTGGCTTCGGTCATATATTCGTAATCAAATTTATAGGAATCCCATGCTTTTTGACTTTCAATGGATCCTGCAGGATAAAAGCGGCTCTCATCGGATTGAACAAAATATACTTTTCTCTTTGCAGGAATATAGGCGATGGTATAAGCAGTACTCCATCCTGTTGCAACAAGAATATCCAAATTGGCCGGTGCTTCATCAACTCCGATTATTTCAACTTTTTGATTTGGGAACCAATTAATTTCCCGATGATTATCCTCTGTAATAAGCAAAACATCATATCCACGATTTAACAAACGGTTGGCGTGCTGACACACTACTGCGATACCACCCGATATACCGCATCCAGGAATAAGATAGGCAATCTTAGGTTTCATCTCTATAATGTTTTTGTGCTCTTCCAGCATCAGATTAAACCAGCGATTATCATCGTCTTTGAACGAAAGTTCCAGGTTGTTACTGTGTAATCTAAGATTGGTCAACATCAAAGGAATTGATTTGAATTTATAGCCTTTATAAGCCATTCTAAGCCATAATTCATGATCCTCGCGATAACGCATTTTTGTTTTCAGTCCGCCTACCGCTCTGACAGCATCTAGTCTCAACATTACAGTACTTTGGCAAGGAACACACATTTTGAGCAATTCATCATATCCGCAATCCGGACTTAATACTTCCTGTCCATCCTTAATATCAATCATGCGCGATCCGTCCACAAGAGCTCGCCAGCCCCCATAAACGACATCTGCTTTAAATTCATTAATATAATTCAACGAAATCTCCAAGCGATTCAGCTCTGCAATATCATCGCTATCCTGAAAAGCCAGAAATTCTCCGCGTGCCTCACGAATGGCTTTGTTCCGTCCCCGTACCGCATTACCGCTGTTATTATAATATTTGAAAATTCGAACTTTCTCGTGATCTACATATTCATCCACAATTTTCAACGTTTCAGCCGGAGAACCATCACAAACGATGATCAATTCATAGTTCTGATACGTTTGATTCAAAATCGAATCGATGCTTTGTCGTAACACATCTGTTCGGTCATATACAGGAATAACCACACTGATTTGAGGAGTATCTCCAACTTCGTGCTCCACATCAATTTTAATGGGTATAGGAGCGGGAAGTGGCTGATTCCGATTTGTCATTTTTTTGATTACCCATTCTGGATTAGCTATGCCTTTTTTGACCCAGCCTCTATATTTTTTGATTTTGGTAATCAATTTCCAGGAACGAGAACTGTAGATCCTTTCCAGTTCCTTATCTTTTTCTCTTGTGAGTTCAAGCAAGTATTTTGTATTGTTTTCTTTTTGATCCAGCTGATTAAGAAATCCTTCTCTTTCAAATTCCAGATTTTGAATTTGAATGTCTTTGCTGGTTGCCATCTGTGTTAATTTAACAATATCGCGATTCAAAGCCGTTTCAGTCGTTTCCAGTTCAGACTTTAATTGGGCCCGCTGTTTCATTGCCTCTTCTCGTGCTTGCATCAAAGTTGCTTCAGTCTTTCCCAGTTCAGATTTTAATTGAGCCTGCTGCTTCACTGCCTCTTCTCGTTCTTGCATAAGTTTTGCTTGCTCGGCTTGCATCTCTGTCAGGCTTACATTTAATCTGACTTCATTTGCCTCATTGATTTTTTTAACTTCCAGTAAATACTTCAAGTTCTTCTCTTTCTGTACGATCTCTTTTCCAGCAAAAGTATATCCTTCTATGAGATACTCCATAATTCGCGGATCGATAGTAACGATACTATCTCTTTTTTGCTCGCCAAGTTTATACAGCTCAAAATACTGTTCTGCAATGGTTCTAATGTCGTGGAAATGAACAGCAAGTTCCAAATTGGCTTCAATAATCTCACGCGTGTAGAATTTTTGAATTAATTCTATAATTTGATCAGCTGTGTACTTTTCATTGTTTACTCTTCCAGAAAAATTCTTCTGACGAAAATCATAATAAGTATCAGGCGTTACAATACCGTCGCCACCATTATAATCAAACACAAGAGGAAGTCTTCCACAACTCATCGCTTCCAATATGCCACGTCCCAATGAAACAACCACATCAGAATTCAAAATTTCATCTTCCACGTCCCACACGTTGTTGTGTGATTGTCCAACAATGTTAAACTTCATACTTGCTTTGTTGGCTGCTTCTTCCAAAATCTCTTTAACATCAGGAGTATAACGATTAGACAACAATAAGATGGATTCGGGTTTTTCGTTGGTAGGAGTTCTAGGATGAAACCGGGTCTGATCGATTCCATTTCGGATAATAGATATTTGATCTTCTTGAATGTCCCAGTTTTGAATCAGATGTTGTTGTACTTCTTCACTGACCGCTACATACTTGACAATTGAGGGAATAAAAACTGGCTTCTCTTGCCATGGAATAATGCCATGCGAAGTGAATATCATAGGTACAGAGGGATATTTATAAAAAACGGAGATGGCTTCTGCACGATGCTGGGCATGGATAATGTCAACATTATCAGGTAAAGAAGCGATTTCATCTGTGACAAATACACCGATCTCGGTATATTTGTCCGCTAACTGACCAATTCGAGTGGAATAAAGAAAGATTTCATGATTATGTCGCAAAAATTCTTTGATGAGGCTGTAAGTGAAGGTTTCCGTCCCTCCACTGTATTGTAAATCATGAAGAGTAAATAAAATTCTCATTTGACCAGGCGCTCCTATCAAAATAAAGATTATATTCAAAGGTCTACAGGTTTATATAAAAAATCAAGGGGATAATAATGATCCCTATCTTGCAGAAAACCTTTATATTTTTTTAGCATAACTTCCAGTTCATTTTCAGGCCATGAATAGGAATAGGGTTGTCGGGTATATAAAAGCTCATGATTCACCAGCTTTACGTGACCGGAATGAATATTGACACGCAGGCAATAATCCACAATGGTCAAATCGGTAGCATAGGTTTCATCAAAATCTCCATAATATTTGTAGGCATCTTTTTTCAACAGGAACAATTCAGGACTGATTGCTGTAACATTTTGCGCAATTTTGAGTCGACCGAAATAACCGAAAAAGCTGGAATTGATATTATGATGCAGATTTATGACCCCTTTTTGGTTAACTGCAAGTCCATAACTGCTGATTTTATTTTTTTTGTTCAAAACTTTGGGAGCTATAACAACTGATTCGGTAGCAGCAGCTTCTGCAATTAAAATCTTATACCAATCAACAGCCAGAAAACGGATATCCGCATTCAAAACGACAATATAATCAGCAATGCTCGTTTGGAATAAACCATTTAATGCTTCAGCAACATTTTTATCACTGCAGTCATACACTTTATAGTATAAAGACTGCTCAGCAATGCTGTCTGCATCTTTATAAAAAGGAGTGAAATTCATCATTACTACATCAAGCTGTCGGTATTCGGAAGAGATATTCAGTCTGGCATAGTACTCTTCTATAGACTGCGTATTTCCCCAATTGCCCAGGCAAAACAGAGCCGCTGTCTGTATCTCATTTAAAACTGGAGTTATATTAAAAGCGCCATGAAATGCGCCTTCATTCACTGTCAATGATTCGTTTCGGTTTGACATATAATTCTGCAGGGCGTTTTTTCCTGCCTGCAGAGCGTAAGACTTGGCTGAATAGCTGGCAGCTGTGGAATTTTCGCTGATTCGCCAATGATACAAAACTTTTGGAATATGATGGATAAATTCTGCCCATTCAGTCAATCTTAAAATAAAATCGTAATCCTGGCTTCCATCGAATTGGCTATTAAATAGTCCCGTACTCTGAAGCAACGAAGCTTTAAAAACCAAAAAATGACAAATGTAATTATAACTTAGCAATGTATCCGGAGACCAGTCCGGTTTTTTGTGGACACTGATATGTTGCCCGGTATCACCGACTATTTTGTCTTCATCGGAATAAATGACGTCTGCACCATATCTGTTAATAGCATCAATGCATTCAAATAATGCATCTGGCGTCAACAAGTCGTCATGATCAAGCAACCCTATATATTCTCCCTTTGCCATTGCCATTGCACGATTAGTATTTTCCGAGATTCCATAATTAGTTTCCGAGCACGCGTAGACTATTTTATCACTTTTGGACATAAAATGGTTTATTACTTCCTCAACATCACCCTCTGTACTCCCACCATTAAATATGCACAATTCAAAATTGAAATAGGTCTGGTTTAGTACAGAGTCAATCATTTGTTCCAAAAACAGGGGATTGGTATTATAAACAGGAACGACAATACTGATTTTGGGTTGGGTGTCAAATATTTTATTTTTCTGCTCTTCAAGCTGCTGTTCAGCCAACGGTACAAAAGGAGGCTCTGAAAAAGATAGCCGAAACCATTTTTCATGAACCTTATTGATAAAGCTTTTTATTCCTTCATCGCGAACCAGATGAACTGCACGCATGATTGCTCGGAACTTATTAATCATAATTGTCCCCTACTTGTTTTTTATGAATCGCAATAATTCAAACAGTAAAATATTCAGAAAACTAAAGAAAAGACCGTTAATTATAATATCCATAATAGTAAATTGATTCTGGTAAATAAGTTTGCCTACCAGACTGCCTTCCTGGTGCTTCCCCGCGAATGACAGATTCCCGTCCGCCAGACTGGTATTGTCCTTCCAAAAGGTTACTGCTTGAGAACGATCGCTTGTATTGGAAGTTATCTTCAAAATATACATCTTGCCTTTTGAATCCTCAACAGGATCAAAGGAAAATTCGCTATATGCATTATCCTTGGCCTGAGCGTTATTGAATTTTGCCTGTCTTATTAATTGGTTGGTATCTGCTTCGTATAGAGATAACAGCGTTTCACTGTCATTTTGCCTGTTGAATGTAGAAAAAAACAGATCGACTTTAGTAAGACCATCCTGCTTGGCAGAAAAGGACTGTTCAATTACTTTGCCATCTGTAACTTCACCAAAGTTTACATTCAGATTTGTGCCCAGGTTGATCGTCTTGATCTTAGACACTTCCGATGCAAACAGATTGCTATTTTGTATAGCATATACCGAAGATACAAAAGCAAACGTGACGATTATTACAATAACATAGTGCAACATTCTTTTGATCATCATACACACCCAAACTCTCTAAATTATTCTGACTGGCGCCATATCACTCCAGTATCTCCCATTCATGCTTACATCTAAAAAATCCTTCCGCAACAGGCAATCCACGCAGATTTTTCTTGGGCAATACTCTAAATTCGGATATATAATCATTACGATCATACGGATACATAACCATTTCATCAGAGATATGAACGGAAATGAAATATCGTCCATCCAGAAAATCATTGTTCTCCACTTTGATTTTGAATACGGAATAAGGCTGCTCTAAGTTTATATCGTCGCGAACAGTATTAAATAGAGTGACAATGTCGCCTTGCTCATTATAAATGATCAATCCCACCCCGTATTTCAAGCCGGAGGCTCTGAAACCGAGTTCAATCGTGAATACAATATCTTCTCCGGTAACCATTACGTTTTTATTTATTTGAAAGTTTTTCACAAAAA from Paenibacillus sp. JNUCC-31 includes:
- a CDS encoding glycosyltransferase family 2 protein; this encodes MVDASIIIVNYNTRQLTLDCLESVYASITSYSYEIIVVDNASHDGSVEAIREAYPEVRLIANHGNTGFAVANNQGMNIANGRYILLLNSDTVIQPDTLHTMISFMDRHPEMGASGCKVILPDGSLDKACKRGFPTPSASFYYAFGVSRLFPDRPKFNQYQLGHLSPDDEYPVDCLVGAFMLVRRETIEQVGGFDETFFMYGEDIDWCYRIKEAGWGIFYYPRTYIVHYKGGSARRKPLKITYEFHRAMWVFHRKHYAKKYNPFTNAAVWMGISLKFTLSLLRSKLSPPVRPGQTVTRMRAENEVSSEVNP
- a CDS encoding glycosyltransferase family 2 protein; the protein is MKQPKVLIMMSTYNGERYINEQMDSLMAQVNVETQIYIRDDGSTDGTIEKLRPYVEAYPDRIYFRSEQNLGVIRSFFELMRSSPPTFDYYAFCDQDDVWEQDKLIRAVTLLQNRSTEIPLLYCSSTQMVDQHLTAIGVWPKVPQKRLELHNALVENSCVGCTMVMNSITFNQVRASLPSEVNQVIMHDWWIFLYASTFGEVIFDGIPGIQYRQHQGNVLGGGRDGWIQKWRKRVNRFVNGNNHYILSKQARLFLAMYEEFLTHTQMEEIRDLLHCLEKGVFDRAWYAFKTPFYRQSFLDNIVLKFVIIAGKL
- the rfbD gene encoding dTDP-4-dehydrorhamnose reductase, with translation MKVLVTGANGQLGRDVVLLLEKEGHSVLACARDELDITDQLECNNVISTYHPEVVIHCAAYTAVDAAETDVDGAYQVNATGTRNIAVAAEQIGAKLIYISTDYVFDGTSEVPYQEYDNTNPQSIYGKSKRAGEVLVQSLSSRWFIVRTSWVYGVYGNNFVKTMLKLGQEKPKLQVVHDQKGSPTYTVDLAHFLIELMSTEKYGVYHASNNGACTWYEFTQAIFEEAKRIPDIDIQAELEPCNTDQFPRPAPRPRNSVMDHLSIRTNGLKDLRPWREGLRDFLKEIHIEQN
- the rfbB gene encoding dTDP-glucose 4,6-dehydratase, whose amino-acid sequence is MKLLVTGGAGFIGSNFVIYMLEQYPDYEIINVDALTYAGNLENLKSLEGNKRHTFVKADITDAKEMDRLIGQGVDVVVNFAAESHVDRSILEPDVFVRTNVNGTQVLLDAAKKHNITKFVQVSTDEVYGSLGPTGLFTEETPLQPNSPYSASKAGGDLLVRAYHETFGLPVNITRCSNNYGPFQFPEKLIPLMISRALNDEALPVYGDGLNIRDWLYVEDHCSAIDLVIHHGRNGEVYNIGGNNERTNVHIVQTILEQLGKPESLIQYVQDRPGHDRRYGIDPTKTMTELGWKPKHNFETGIKETIQWYLDNKEWWTRIQSGAYQDYYEKQYGSRLGDAKA
- the rfbC gene encoding dTDP-4-dehydrorhamnose 3,5-epimerase codes for the protein MKITPSKFIDAYLIEPIVHGDHRGFFMESYNDQLMKQYGLNYQFIQDNQSLSAEPGVLRGLHYQLNPKAQTKLIRVLTGAIYDVIVDIRKGSPTFGEWEGFILSEHNHRQLLVPKGFAHGFCTLVPNTQVLYKVDEYYSPENDRGILWSDPALGIDWPTSNPILSEKDQKHPLLQDADINFDFEVK
- a CDS encoding sugar phosphate nucleotidyltransferase: MKGIILAGGTGTRLYPLTKVTNKHLLPVGKYPMIFYSVHKLKHAGINDILIVTGKDHMGDVVNLLGSGREMGVTFTYKVQDEAGGIAQALDLAEHFVGDDQMVVILGDNVFEDDIAPFVDNFRKQSIGAKLLLQKVHDPHRFGVAELQGDRIVSIEEKPKEPKSDFAVTGIYMFDHKVFDIVKTLKPSNRGELEITDVNNAYIANGTLTFDILEGWWTDAGTHASLARANELAQNVIFGEGFGKLKL
- a CDS encoding NAD-dependent epimerase/dehydratase family protein, with the translated sequence MRVLVTGGAGFIASHIVDRLITEQHEVCIVDNLSTGKQENINPAAIFYNVDIRSQHVLEVFENFNPQIVIHHAAQISVAHSVADPSQDASINISGTINILDCCYKTGVQKIIYASSAAVYGYPEELPVKESAKLYPLSPYGLSKLTPEFYIQLYSNLHGVNYTILRYSNAYGERQDPKGEGGVISIFLDNLLSGKEIQIHGDGDQTRDFIYVKDIVNANIAALTRGENCITNISTQTEISVKELFETMCNILGIDASSKYMGERVGDIKYSSLSNQQAHSILGWTSQYTLYQGLKETINYYQSISVK